From Mycolicibacterium cosmeticum, a single genomic window includes:
- a CDS encoding TetR/AcrR family transcriptional regulator, with translation MTVSTDLPGYKQARRSQIVAAATAALKEHEYEQIQMRDVAEKADVALGTLYRYFSSKEHVYAAVLMEWAQPVFADATEDTRPAERRVREKVRGIITSFERWPAFFKVCMLLQHTTDANAAPLMRQFAETAQRTLAADFAALGHQESVDTAIMMWGIISTMLSGAIHNGYPIGDAYRVADAFIDLVASRLPADQRSANTGG, from the coding sequence ATGACCGTGAGCACGGACCTGCCGGGCTACAAACAGGCGCGCCGGTCGCAGATCGTGGCCGCGGCGACGGCGGCGCTCAAGGAGCACGAGTACGAGCAGATCCAGATGCGCGACGTGGCCGAGAAGGCCGACGTGGCGCTGGGCACGCTGTACCGCTATTTCAGCTCCAAGGAGCATGTCTACGCCGCCGTGCTGATGGAGTGGGCACAGCCGGTGTTCGCCGACGCGACCGAGGACACCCGCCCGGCCGAACGCCGGGTGCGTGAGAAGGTGCGCGGCATCATCACCAGTTTCGAGCGCTGGCCGGCCTTCTTCAAGGTGTGCATGCTGTTGCAGCACACCACCGATGCCAACGCCGCGCCCCTGATGCGGCAGTTCGCCGAGACCGCGCAGCGCACCCTGGCCGCCGACTTCGCCGCGCTGGGGCACCAGGAGTCCGTCGACACCGCGATCATGATGTGGGGCATCATCAGCACGATGCTGTCCGGCGCGATCCACAACGGGTACCCGATCGGGGACGCTTACCGGGTGGCCGACGCGTTCATCGACCTGGTGGCGTCGCGCCTGCCCGCGGATCAGCGCTCGGCGAACACCGGAGGCTGA
- a CDS encoding molybdopterin-dependent oxidoreductase: MSRASLAHWGAFTAVVSDGDITAVTPRAGDADPSPLLANLPGSLRHRARITGPAVRRGWLRDGPGPSTTRGADEFVAVSWAELTELLAAELRRVIDSHGNEAIYGGSYGWASAGRFHHAQSQVHRFLKLLGGYTSSRHSYSLGATGAIMPRVVGTHDDLFKRSTHWDVIVEHTDLLVCFGGIALKNTGINHGGTTAHPARDALHRFRARGGRIVSFSPLRDDIEGECVWHAPVPGTDVAIMLALAHVLATEGLADRGFLDTHCVGYDRFERYLLGTDDGVPKSPAWASAISGIAAQDITALARRMAASRTLVTVSWSLQRIRHGEQAPWMGLTLAAMLGQIGLPGGGFGHGYGSMNEPGLAPLRVRLPALPQGHNPVSTFIPVAAISDMLLHPGEDYDYNGLRLTYPDIRLVYWAGGNPFHHHQNIPRLRRALARPDTIVVHDPYWTAMAKHADIVVPSTTAYERDDFSGSRNDPLLVAMPALARPHAQSRDDYATFAAVAGRLGIGDAFTEGRTARQWLVHLYEKWAAGLDFAVPSFDQFWADGSLRLPTEPGLTLLSDFRADPHTHRLNTPSGRIEIFSADIDGFGYADCIGHPAWFEPAEWLGGPRAAAFPLHLLANQPASRLHSQLDTGALSQQSKVAGREPIRMHPDDAAERGLADGDVVRVFNDRGACLAGVVTDAGLRAKVVQLSTGAWFDPLDPADPDSLCVHGNPNVLTDDVGTSALARGCTGAHVLVQVEKFTGPLPPVRAHQPPVFAER, encoded by the coding sequence GTGTCCCGCGCCAGCCTCGCCCACTGGGGTGCCTTCACCGCAGTGGTGAGCGACGGCGATATCACCGCCGTGACACCGCGCGCCGGTGACGCCGACCCGTCACCGCTGCTGGCCAACCTGCCGGGCTCGCTGCGGCACCGGGCGCGCATCACCGGACCGGCCGTGCGCCGTGGCTGGTTGCGCGACGGACCCGGTCCCAGCACCACGCGCGGCGCCGACGAGTTCGTCGCGGTGTCCTGGGCCGAGCTCACCGAGCTGCTGGCCGCCGAACTGCGCCGGGTCATCGACAGCCACGGCAACGAAGCGATCTACGGCGGGTCCTACGGCTGGGCCAGCGCCGGGCGGTTCCACCACGCCCAGAGCCAGGTGCACCGATTCCTCAAACTGCTCGGCGGCTACACCTCGTCGCGGCACTCGTACAGCCTGGGCGCCACCGGCGCCATCATGCCCCGGGTGGTCGGCACCCATGACGACCTGTTCAAGCGCTCCACCCACTGGGACGTCATCGTCGAACACACCGATCTGCTGGTGTGCTTCGGCGGGATCGCGCTGAAGAACACCGGCATCAACCACGGCGGCACCACGGCACACCCGGCGCGCGACGCCCTACACCGGTTCCGGGCCCGCGGCGGGCGCATCGTGTCGTTCTCACCGCTGCGCGACGACATCGAGGGCGAGTGCGTCTGGCACGCACCGGTACCCGGCACCGATGTGGCGATCATGCTGGCGCTGGCCCATGTGCTGGCCACCGAGGGCCTGGCCGACCGCGGCTTCCTGGACACCCACTGCGTCGGCTACGACCGGTTCGAGCGCTATCTGTTGGGCACCGACGACGGCGTGCCGAAGTCACCGGCGTGGGCGTCGGCCATCAGCGGTATCGCCGCGCAGGACATCACCGCGCTGGCCCGCCGGATGGCCGCCAGTCGCACCCTGGTCACCGTCAGCTGGTCGCTGCAGCGCATCCGGCACGGCGAGCAGGCGCCCTGGATGGGGCTGACCCTGGCCGCGATGCTGGGCCAAATCGGGCTGCCCGGAGGCGGATTCGGGCACGGATACGGGTCGATGAACGAACCCGGCCTGGCCCCACTGCGGGTGCGGCTGCCCGCGCTGCCGCAGGGCCACAACCCGGTGTCGACGTTCATCCCGGTCGCAGCGATCAGCGATATGCTGCTGCACCCCGGCGAAGACTACGACTACAACGGGCTGCGACTGACCTACCCCGACATCCGGTTGGTGTACTGGGCCGGCGGCAATCCGTTCCACCACCACCAGAACATCCCGCGGCTGCGCCGAGCCCTGGCCCGGCCGGACACCATCGTCGTGCACGACCCGTACTGGACCGCGATGGCCAAACACGCCGACATCGTGGTGCCCTCGACCACGGCCTACGAGCGCGACGACTTCTCGGGCTCGCGCAACGACCCGCTGCTGGTGGCGATGCCCGCCCTGGCCCGCCCGCACGCCCAGTCCCGCGACGACTACGCCACCTTCGCCGCGGTGGCCGGCCGGCTCGGTATCGGCGACGCCTTCACCGAGGGCCGCACGGCCCGCCAATGGCTGGTGCACCTGTACGAAAAGTGGGCGGCCGGACTGGATTTCGCGGTACCGTCGTTCGACCAGTTCTGGGCCGACGGCTCGCTGCGCCTGCCCACCGAGCCGGGCCTGACCCTGCTGTCGGACTTCCGGGCCGACCCGCACACACACCGGCTCAACACCCCGAGCGGACGCATCGAGATCTTCTCGGCCGATATCGACGGTTTCGGCTACGCCGACTGCATCGGCCACCCGGCCTGGTTCGAGCCGGCCGAATGGCTCGGCGGCCCGCGGGCGGCCGCCTTCCCCCTGCATCTGCTGGCCAACCAGCCGGCGTCGCGGCTGCACAGCCAGCTCGACACCGGTGCGCTCAGCCAGCAGTCGAAAGTGGCCGGCCGCGAACCGATCCGGATGCACCCGGACGACGCCGCCGAACGCGGGCTGGCCGACGGGGACGTGGTGCGGGTGTTCAACGACCGCGGCGCCTGCCTGGCCGGGGTGGTGACCGATGCCGGCCTGCGCGCCAAGGTGGTGCAGCTGTCGACGGGCGCCTGGTTCGATCCGCTGGACCCCGCCGACCCGGATTCCCTGTGCGTGCACGGCAATCCGAACGTGTTGACCGACGATGTCGGCACCTCGGCGCTGGCCCGGGGCTGCACCGGGGCACATGTGCTGGTGCAGGTGGAGAAGTTCACCGGGCCGCTGCCGCCGGTGCGGGCTCATCAGCCTCCGGTGTTCGCCGAGCGCTGA
- a CDS encoding acyl-CoA dehydrogenase family protein, protein MGVIKFERTLFEPEHDLFRESYRAFLERHATPFQEEWEKAKIVDREVWREAGKQGFLGMAVPEEYGGGGNPDFRYNVVVTEETTAGRHSGLGFTLQNDVIAPYLLELATDEQKKRWLPGFCSGELIAAIAMTEPGTGSDLQGIKTRAVKQGDHYVLNGSKTFITNGIHADLVIVVACTDPDKGAQGFSLLVVERGMAGFERGRHLDKIGLEAQDTAELSFTDVVVPAENLLGQEGMGFIYLMQNLPQERISIAVMAAAAMESTLEATLQYTKERKAFGKPIGSFQNSRFVLAELATEATAVRIMVDEFIRLHLDRKLTVDQAAMAKWYSTEAQVRLVDRCLQLHGGYGYMREYPIAKAFLDSRIQTIYGGTTEIMKEIIGRGLGV, encoded by the coding sequence ATGGGCGTCATCAAGTTCGAGCGCACGCTGTTCGAACCGGAGCACGACCTGTTCCGCGAGTCCTACCGCGCGTTCCTCGAGCGGCATGCCACGCCGTTCCAGGAGGAGTGGGAGAAGGCCAAGATCGTCGACCGGGAGGTCTGGCGCGAGGCCGGTAAGCAGGGCTTTCTCGGGATGGCCGTGCCCGAGGAGTACGGCGGTGGCGGCAACCCCGACTTCCGCTACAACGTCGTCGTCACCGAGGAGACGACCGCGGGACGGCACAGCGGCCTTGGCTTCACCCTGCAGAACGACGTCATCGCGCCGTACCTGCTGGAGCTGGCGACCGACGAGCAGAAGAAGCGCTGGTTGCCCGGATTCTGCAGCGGGGAATTGATCGCGGCGATCGCAATGACCGAACCCGGCACCGGCAGCGACCTGCAGGGCATCAAGACCCGCGCGGTGAAGCAGGGCGACCACTACGTCCTCAACGGATCGAAGACGTTCATCACCAACGGGATCCACGCCGATCTGGTGATCGTGGTGGCATGCACCGACCCGGACAAGGGTGCCCAGGGGTTCAGCCTGCTGGTCGTCGAGCGCGGCATGGCCGGCTTCGAGCGGGGCCGGCATCTGGACAAGATCGGACTGGAGGCGCAGGACACCGCCGAGCTGTCGTTCACCGATGTGGTGGTGCCCGCCGAGAACCTACTCGGCCAGGAGGGGATGGGCTTCATCTACCTGATGCAGAACCTGCCCCAGGAGCGGATCAGTATCGCGGTGATGGCCGCCGCGGCGATGGAGTCGACGCTGGAAGCCACGCTGCAGTACACCAAGGAGCGCAAGGCGTTCGGCAAGCCGATCGGCAGCTTCCAGAACAGCCGCTTCGTGCTGGCCGAGCTGGCCACCGAGGCCACCGCGGTGCGGATCATGGTCGACGAGTTCATCCGGCTGCATCTGGACCGCAAGTTGACCGTGGACCAGGCGGCGATGGCCAAGTGGTACTCCACCGAGGCGCAGGTGCGCCTGGTCGACCGCTGCCTGCAGCTGCACGGGGGCTACGGGTACATGCGCGAGTACCCCATCGCCAAGGCCTTCCTGGACTCCCGCATCCAGACCATCTACGGCGGCACCACCGAAATCATGAAAGAGATCATCGGCCGGGGCCTGGGCGTTTGA